From Dethiosulfovibrio peptidovorans, the proteins below share one genomic window:
- a CDS encoding site-2 protease family protein encodes MSRQIADILLTLPAVLWAISFHEFCHGWVAYQLGDPTARNAGRLTLNPLAHFDVIGALMLLIFHFGWAKPVPVDPRYFGKPRRDMVLVSVAGIAGNLLSATVTALILHLIPGPFLAIPALGRVMILMVYVNIGLAAFNLIPVPPLDGSKIIYPLLPRQWMPGWFFLERYGIFILLLLVATGAIGAIMRPIMVLFLRLIL; translated from the coding sequence ATGTCACGACAGATAGCCGATATCCTGCTTACCTTGCCCGCCGTGCTGTGGGCCATATCATTTCACGAATTCTGCCACGGATGGGTGGCCTATCAATTGGGGGATCCCACAGCACGAAATGCCGGTCGGCTTACGTTGAATCCCCTCGCGCATTTCGATGTAATTGGAGCTCTCATGCTACTGATCTTCCACTTCGGATGGGCCAAACCGGTGCCCGTCGATCCCCGGTATTTTGGGAAACCCCGCCGGGATATGGTCCTGGTCTCGGTGGCCGGTATTGCCGGAAATCTCCTGAGCGCCACGGTGACAGCTCTGATCTTGCATCTTATCCCCGGTCCCTTCCTGGCTATCCCCGCTCTGGGACGGGTCATGATTCTCATGGTGTACGTCAACATAGGACTGGCTGCCTTCAACCTCATTCCCGTTCCTCCCCTGGATGGCTCCAAAATCATCTATCCTCTGCTGCCGAGGCAGTGGATGCCCGGATGGTTCTTTTTGGAGCGTTACGGCATTTTTATCCTGTTGCTTCTGGTTGCTACTGGAGCCATCGGGGCTATCATGCGACCCATAATGGTCCTCTTTCTGAGGCTTATCCTGTAA
- a CDS encoding 5'/3'-nucleotidase SurE, translated as MNPLVTNDDGVYAPGISILTAALAREGLNPTVVAPDRERSSVGHAITLTRPLRVWPVTGRVYPADVPAYCCDGTPSDCVVLGVDEVAPETDWVISGINNGPNLGDDLTYSGTVSAAMEGTILGRHALAVSLNCHREHEDRRYEDAAEIVIRLLRWVSRSPIPYGVLLNVNIPNLPLAEMKGIKVTRQGKREYADKVTPLTDPFGRAFYWVAGRPEDDLVEGSDVWAVAHGFVSVTPVHMDMTHYDTMALLRDGGVEGEMF; from the coding sequence ATGAATCCCCTTGTGACGAACGACGACGGCGTGTACGCTCCGGGGATCTCGATTCTGACGGCTGCCTTGGCGCGGGAAGGGCTTAACCCGACGGTTGTGGCTCCTGATCGGGAGAGAAGCTCGGTTGGGCATGCCATCACTTTGACCCGTCCCCTTCGTGTATGGCCCGTGACGGGTAGAGTCTACCCAGCAGATGTCCCGGCCTACTGCTGTGATGGGACGCCGTCGGACTGTGTGGTCCTGGGAGTAGACGAGGTTGCTCCTGAGACAGACTGGGTAATCTCAGGGATCAACAACGGCCCCAATCTGGGAGACGATCTGACGTATTCGGGGACGGTCTCCGCTGCCATGGAGGGCACTATCTTGGGGCGACACGCTCTCGCCGTGTCCCTGAATTGCCACAGGGAGCACGAGGATCGCCGTTATGAGGACGCTGCGGAGATCGTTATTCGACTTCTGAGATGGGTGAGTCGATCACCGATCCCGTATGGTGTTCTCCTGAACGTCAACATCCCTAACCTTCCTCTGGCCGAGATGAAGGGGATCAAGGTTACCCGCCAAGGCAAGCGGGAGTATGCTGATAAGGTGACGCCCCTCACCGACCCTTTTGGTCGGGCATTCTATTGGGTTGCAGGTCGTCCCGAGGACGATCTGGTGGAGGGAAGCGATGTCTGGGCTGTGGCTCACGGTTTCGTATCCGTGACACCGGTCCATATGGACATGACCCATTACGATACCATGGCCTTGCTTCGTGATGGTGGTGTTGAGGGAGAGATGTTTTAG